A window of the Hordeum vulgare subsp. vulgare chromosome 5H, MorexV3_pseudomolecules_assembly, whole genome shotgun sequence genome harbors these coding sequences:
- the LOC123399650 gene encoding protein RADIALIS-like 3 — translation MSSGSRSSSRGGANAEWSKKENKLFEDALAYYGEGTPDRWLKVSRAMGGTKTADEVRRHYEILDGDIKLIESGRVPFPKYNTQGAWN, via the coding sequence ATGTCTTCTGGGTCAAGGAGCTCATCCCGCGGCGGTGCCAACGCGGAGTGGAGCAAGAAGGAGAACAAGCTGTTCGAGGACGCACTCGCCTATTACGGCGAGGGCACGCCCGACCGCTGGCTCAAGGTGTCCCGCGCCATGGGCGGGACCAAGACGGCCGACGAGGTGCGCCGCCACTACGAGATCCTCGACGGCGACATCAAGCTCATCGAGTCCGGCAGGGTCCCTTTCCCCAAGTACAACACCCAGGGGGCTTGGAACTGA